The following proteins are encoded in a genomic region of Rattus rattus isolate New Zealand chromosome 2, Rrattus_CSIRO_v1, whole genome shotgun sequence:
- the Habp2 gene encoding hyaluronan-binding protein 2 isoform X2: MSVVMLVFRVLLLIALVGNSAIGLSLMPFIAPPDPDPCQSNPCEHGGDCIIRGNTFSCNCPAPFSGSRCQTVQNKCKDNPCVQGDCLITQTPPYYRCVCKYPYTGPDCSKVLPVCRPNPCQNGGVCSRHRRRSRFSCACPEQYKGRFCEIGPDDCYVGDGYSYRGKVSRTINQNPCLYWNSHLLLQENYNMFMEDAETHGIADHNFCRNPDGDHKPWCFVKVNSEKVKWEYCNVEVCPEPDAANPVGSLQEPVVELPGFDSCGKTEMTEHAVKRIYGGFKSTAGKHPWQVSLQTSLPLTTSMPQGHFCGGSLIHPCWVLTAAHCTDISTKHLKVVLGDQDLKKTESHEQTFRVEKILKYSQYNERDEIPHNDIALLKLKPVGGHCALESKYVKTVCLPSDPFPSGTECHISGWGVTETGEGSRQLLDAKVKLIANALCNSRQLYDHTIDDSMICAGNLQKPGSDTCQGDSGGPLTCEKDGTYYVYGIVSWGQECGKKPGVYTQVTKFLNWIKTTMHKEAGL; the protein is encoded by the exons CTCTCGCTGATGCCCTTCATTGCACCTCCAGACCCAG ATCCATGCCAGTCCAACCCCTGTGAACACGGCGGGGACTGTATCATCAGAGGGAATACCTTCAGTTGCAACTGCCCGGCCCCCTTCTCGGGGAGCCGGTGTCAGACGG TCCAAAACAAGTGCAAGGACAACCCATGTGTCCAGGGCGATTGCCTCATTACCCAGACGCCTCCCTACTACCGCTGTGTCTGCAAATACCCTTACACGGGACCAGACTGCTCCAAAG TGCTTCCGGTATGCAGACCAAATCCCTGCCAGAATGGCGGGGTCTGTTCCCGACACAGACGGAGGTCCAGGTTTAGCTGCGCCTGTCCAGAGCAGTATAAGGGGAGATTCTGTGAAATAG GTCCGGACGACTGTTATGTCGGTGATGGCTACTCTTACCGAGGCAAAGTGAGTAGGACAATCAACCAGAACCCATGCCTTTACTGGAACTCCCACCTCCTCTTGCAGGAGAATTACAACATGTTTATGGAGGATGCCGAGACCCATGGGATCGCAGATCACAACTTCTGCAG aAACCCAGATGGAGACCACAAGCCGTGGTGTTTCGTTAAGGTGAACAGTGAGAAGGTGAAATGGGAGTATTGTAATGTCGAGGTCTGTCCAGAGCCTG ATGCTGCTAACCCAGTGGGCAGCCTTCAGGAACCTGTGGTGGAGCTGCCAGGATTCGACTCCTGCGGGAAGACAGAGATGACTGAACACGCGGTCAAGCGCATCTACGGGGGCTTTAAGAGCACAGCGGGCAAGCACCCGTGGCAGGTGTCCCTGCAGACCTCATTGCCGCTGACCACCTCCATGCCCCAAGGCCACTTCTGTGGGGGTTCCCTGATTCACCCCTGCTGGGTGCTCACTGCAGCCCACTGTACCGA CATAAGCACGAAGCATCTGAAAGTTGTGCTGGGGGACCAGGACCTGAAAAAGACCGAATCCCACGAGCAGACCTTCAGGGTGGAGAAGATACTGAAGTACAGTCAGTATAATGAAAGAGATGAGATTCCCCACAATGACATTG CTTTGCTCAAGTTAAAGCCAGTGGGCGGTCACTGTGCTCTGGAATCCAAATACGTGAAGACTGTATGCTTGCCTAGTGACCCCTTTCCCTCTGGGACTGAGTGCCACATCTCTGGCTGGGGCGTAACGGAAACAG GGGAAGGCTCCCGCCAGCTCCTGGATGCTAAAGTCAAGCTGATTGCTAACGCTTTGTGCAACTCCCGCCAACTGTATGACCACACGATCGATGACAGTATGATCTGTGCAGGGAACCTGCAGAAGCCTGGATCGGACACCTGCCAG gGTGACTCGGGAGGCCCTCTAACCTGTGAGAAGGATGGAACTTACTACGTCTATGGGATCGTAAGCTGgggccaggaatgtgggaagAAGCCTGGAGTCTACACTCAAGTCACCAAGTTCCTGAATTGGATAAAAACCACCATGCACAAGGAGGCTGGCCTCTGA
- the Habp2 gene encoding hyaluronan-binding protein 2 isoform X1 — MSVVMLVFRVLLLIALVGNSAIGLSLMPFIAPPDPDWTPDDYYYSYEQSSPDKDASVTKTSPENPDWYYEDDDPCQSNPCEHGGDCIIRGNTFSCNCPAPFSGSRCQTVQNKCKDNPCVQGDCLITQTPPYYRCVCKYPYTGPDCSKVLPVCRPNPCQNGGVCSRHRRRSRFSCACPEQYKGRFCEIGPDDCYVGDGYSYRGKVSRTINQNPCLYWNSHLLLQENYNMFMEDAETHGIADHNFCRNPDGDHKPWCFVKVNSEKVKWEYCNVEVCPEPDAANPVGSLQEPVVELPGFDSCGKTEMTEHAVKRIYGGFKSTAGKHPWQVSLQTSLPLTTSMPQGHFCGGSLIHPCWVLTAAHCTDISTKHLKVVLGDQDLKKTESHEQTFRVEKILKYSQYNERDEIPHNDIALLKLKPVGGHCALESKYVKTVCLPSDPFPSGTECHISGWGVTETGEGSRQLLDAKVKLIANALCNSRQLYDHTIDDSMICAGNLQKPGSDTCQGDSGGPLTCEKDGTYYVYGIVSWGQECGKKPGVYTQVTKFLNWIKTTMHKEAGL, encoded by the exons CTCTCGCTGATGCCCTTCATTGCACCTCCAGACCCAG ATTGGACCCCCGATGACTATTACTACAGTTACGAGCAGTCCAGTCCAGACAAAGACGCCAGTGTCACGAAGACCTCCCCCGAGAACCCCGACTGGTACTATGAAGACGATG ATCCATGCCAGTCCAACCCCTGTGAACACGGCGGGGACTGTATCATCAGAGGGAATACCTTCAGTTGCAACTGCCCGGCCCCCTTCTCGGGGAGCCGGTGTCAGACGG TCCAAAACAAGTGCAAGGACAACCCATGTGTCCAGGGCGATTGCCTCATTACCCAGACGCCTCCCTACTACCGCTGTGTCTGCAAATACCCTTACACGGGACCAGACTGCTCCAAAG TGCTTCCGGTATGCAGACCAAATCCCTGCCAGAATGGCGGGGTCTGTTCCCGACACAGACGGAGGTCCAGGTTTAGCTGCGCCTGTCCAGAGCAGTATAAGGGGAGATTCTGTGAAATAG GTCCGGACGACTGTTATGTCGGTGATGGCTACTCTTACCGAGGCAAAGTGAGTAGGACAATCAACCAGAACCCATGCCTTTACTGGAACTCCCACCTCCTCTTGCAGGAGAATTACAACATGTTTATGGAGGATGCCGAGACCCATGGGATCGCAGATCACAACTTCTGCAG aAACCCAGATGGAGACCACAAGCCGTGGTGTTTCGTTAAGGTGAACAGTGAGAAGGTGAAATGGGAGTATTGTAATGTCGAGGTCTGTCCAGAGCCTG ATGCTGCTAACCCAGTGGGCAGCCTTCAGGAACCTGTGGTGGAGCTGCCAGGATTCGACTCCTGCGGGAAGACAGAGATGACTGAACACGCGGTCAAGCGCATCTACGGGGGCTTTAAGAGCACAGCGGGCAAGCACCCGTGGCAGGTGTCCCTGCAGACCTCATTGCCGCTGACCACCTCCATGCCCCAAGGCCACTTCTGTGGGGGTTCCCTGATTCACCCCTGCTGGGTGCTCACTGCAGCCCACTGTACCGA CATAAGCACGAAGCATCTGAAAGTTGTGCTGGGGGACCAGGACCTGAAAAAGACCGAATCCCACGAGCAGACCTTCAGGGTGGAGAAGATACTGAAGTACAGTCAGTATAATGAAAGAGATGAGATTCCCCACAATGACATTG CTTTGCTCAAGTTAAAGCCAGTGGGCGGTCACTGTGCTCTGGAATCCAAATACGTGAAGACTGTATGCTTGCCTAGTGACCCCTTTCCCTCTGGGACTGAGTGCCACATCTCTGGCTGGGGCGTAACGGAAACAG GGGAAGGCTCCCGCCAGCTCCTGGATGCTAAAGTCAAGCTGATTGCTAACGCTTTGTGCAACTCCCGCCAACTGTATGACCACACGATCGATGACAGTATGATCTGTGCAGGGAACCTGCAGAAGCCTGGATCGGACACCTGCCAG gGTGACTCGGGAGGCCCTCTAACCTGTGAGAAGGATGGAACTTACTACGTCTATGGGATCGTAAGCTGgggccaggaatgtgggaagAAGCCTGGAGTCTACACTCAAGTCACCAAGTTCCTGAATTGGATAAAAACCACCATGCACAAGGAGGCTGGCCTCTGA